A single Oryctolagus cuniculus chromosome 16, mOryCun1.1, whole genome shotgun sequence DNA region contains:
- the LOC127488107 gene encoding lysosomal alpha-mannosidase-like isoform X2, which produces MVLTDCSQGGSSLRDGSLELMVHRRLLKDDRRGLREPRLEEKSGSWVRRRHLLLLDVVGTVAAGHRLLVEKEVLAPQVVLALGGGARYNPRAALCTQFSGLRQELLPSVHLLTLAPWGPQTLLRLEHQFASGENSGWNLSSPVTLDLQNLFSTCIITCLQETMPATNQPQASVSRLKWTLNTSGHQAWEGWAPAWGWRLGAVYEEWEYGPGSSIELEEPGQIQARGFRFPSGFSP; this is translated from the exons ATGGTGCTGACAGACTGCTCACAGGGGGGCAGCAGCCTGCGGGACGGCTCCCTGGAGCTCATG GTGCACCGAAGGCTGCTGAAAGATGACAGACGTGGCCTGAGGGAGCCGCGGCTAGAGGAGAAGTCAGGGTCGTGGGTGCGGAGGcgccacctcctgctgctggaCGTGGTGGGCACAGTGGCAGCGGGGCACCGGCTGCTGGTGGAGAAGGAGgtcctggcaccacaggtggtgctGGCGCTGGGGGGTGGTGCCCGGTACAATCCTAGAGCTGCCTTGTGCACACAG TTCTCAGGGCTGCGCCAGGAGCTCCTGCCCTccgtgcacctgctcaccctggcCCCCTGGGGCCCACAGACACTGCTGCGCTTGGAGCACCAGTTTGCCAGTGGGGAGAACTCGGGCTGGAACTTGAGTTCCCCCGTGACCTTGGATTTACAG AACCTGTTCTCCACCTGCATTATCACCTGCCTGCAGGAGACCATGCCGGCCACCAACCAGCCCCAGGCCAGTGTCTCCAGGCTCAAGTGGACACTAAACACCAGTGGGCACCAAGCGTGGGAGGGGTGggctcctgcctggggctggcggCTGGGGGCAGTGTATGAGGAATGGGAATATGGGCCAGGATCCAGTATAGAACTTGAAGAACCTGGGCAGATCCAGGCTCGCGGCTTCAGATTCCCAAGTGGGTTCAGCCCATGA
- the LOC138845755 gene encoding LOW QUALITY PROTEIN: lysosomal alpha-mannosidase-like (The sequence of the model RefSeq protein was modified relative to this genomic sequence to represent the inferred CDS: inserted 2 bases in 1 codon), whose amino-acid sequence MGSDGIFLGCVDYQNEKMHKKKQEMEVVWQVSACLQHPTADLFTDQDTARHKSSQRQVGLRTAFALQRRHYHTNHTVLTMGGDFQCENAHKWFKNLDKLIHLVNAQGPVVISRFNTPLDTKGYFYMDSNGWEILKRRWSQWQGTTIQSTLKFTSRYPPPPPASPGTEWGAPLTGSISQVPGAGVGSPPHPHTHPAPTLTQDRKKQLTVLTDCSQGGSSLRDGSLELMVHQTLLKDDRRGLGEPRLEEKSGSWGRGCHLLLLDAVGMVAAGHRQLAEKEVLAPQVVLALGGGARYNPRAAVCTQFSGLRQELLPSVHLLTLARWGPQTLLLRLEHQFASGEDSXNLSSPVTLDLLNLFSTFTITCLQETTLVANQPRASASRLQWTPDTGPVPNPTVPKLDAAAITLQPMETRTFVASVLWKEDAWTQGETTSKLELSDPGWFRLSSSPPAAAATTTHENH is encoded by the exons atGGGCTCTGATGGCATCTTCTTGGGGTGTGTGGATTATCAAAATGAAAAGATGCATAAGAAGAAACAGGAGATGGAGGTGGTGTGGCAGGTCAgtgcctgcctgcagcacccaacCGCCGACCTCTTCACAG ACCAAGACACTGCCAGGCACAAGAGTAGCCAGAGACAGGTTGGCCTGAGAACTGCCTTTGCCCTGCAGCGCAGACACTACCACACCAACCACACCGTGTTGACCATGGGTGGTGACTTCCAGTGTGAGAATGCCCACAAGTGGTTCAAGAACCTTGACAAGCTCATCCACCTGGTCAATGCACAGGGCCCA GTAGTGATAAGTCGCTTCAACACGCCGCTGGACACCAAGGGCTACTTCTACATGGACAGCAATGGCTGGGAGATCCTGAAGAGGAG ATGGAGCCAGTGGCAGGGAACTACTATCCAGTCAACACTCAAATTTACATCACggtaccctcccccaccccctgcctctccaGGTACAGAATGGGGAGCGCCCCTCACTGGCAGCATctcccaggtgcctggggctggggttggctccccaccccaccctcacacTCACCCTGCCCCAACTCTCACCCAggacaggaagaagcagctgacgGTGCTGACAGACTGCTCACAGGGGGGCAGCAGCCTGCGGGACGGCTCCCTGGAGCTCATG GTGCACCAAACGCTGCTGAAAGATGACAGACGTGGCCTGGGGGAGCCGCGGCTAGAGGAGAAGTCGGGGTCGTGGGGGCGGGGgtgccacctcctgctgctggaCGCGGTGGGCATGGTGGCCGCAGGGCACCGGCAGCTGGCGGAGAAGGAGgtcctggcaccacaggtggtgctGGCGCTGGGGGGTGGTGCCCGGTACAATCCTAGAGCCGCCGTATGCACACAG TTCTCAGGGCTGCGCCAGGAGCTCCTGCCCTccgtgcacctgctcaccctggcCCGCTGGGGCCCACAGACGCTGCTGCTGCGCTTGGAGCACCAGTTCGCCAGTGGGGAGGACTC CAACTTGAGCTCCCCCGTGACCCTGGATTTACTG AACCTGTTCTCCACCTTCACCATCACCTGCCTGCAGGAGACCACGCTGGTGGCCAACCAGCCCCGGGCCAGCGCCTCCAGGCTCCAGTGGACCCCAGACACCG GCCCTGTACCGAACCCCACAGTGCCCAAACTGGACGCAGCTGCCATCACGCTGCAGCCCATGGAGACCCGCACATTTGTGGCCTCGGTCCTGTGGAAAGAGGATGCCTGGACCCAGGGGGAGACCACTTCCAAACTTGAACTCTCTGATCCAGGGTGGTTCAgactctcctcttctccccctgctgctgctgccaccaccacccaTGAAAACCATTAA